A genomic segment from Ciona intestinalis chromosome 10, KH, whole genome shotgun sequence encodes:
- the LOC100180874 gene encoding microtubule-associated protein futsch isoform X1: MEPAGMETDVLDLPATTESDVPLSVDERVDAKPVKVDAVAQEGSEGAEQSGEVKESDSAAAVEDEPMEQEIEGNTADVAEDTEVESGLGALVNNGGAIVDGEAEAIPADQSTEAAVAPIESTETPSGEQSETTEAAQTDSGIAEASLESSTQVEGHENLLQAAINAAENSTDLLEPTATVLPTTEFNEEFHKTDSSVKPKPQPGSFSLGVPGLTFSAQNLKVASDGTKMVQIHQSQITPSQLKALQANPNIKVVFRHIPSGKSFTTPPKNLFQSKATKRKVSEDGTMDDSIYNFDDDFEDDMIMAPQPRTKFSRMTNGNAKYARYNPNVGLKKRGPGRPRSIPEGMGMMGLHGGKKPALPAQIMLTDALAKLNNPNATQTIKVHMSQVTHDILINMELNPAYNIVLTSKHEATESEDPLQDLVKEWEEKEQEEKEEETPTTIDPSSATTGIEEASESMEVKEEAPIEEEPFVLDEEEIARIQMEEEKEADERLAAEQQRLRDIRKEKEEADLLAAALTEKPSRSGRIRKPSRFSLDIARLTKRTKSGYTSGDDDPPITPPPASKMSPPQVKSPTQTPQPIQDPGKSVKRSRGRPKKEKPLEIVNLEENKEETKNEVEAAISTPEKSASSPQRMDGVPRVMMSPADKRMADSVLEDKEEDQAKSDAQDLVEGAKDKLEEKGEKTEKGEEQSKIDEVKKTEEVEKECTKDEESKPEGEAMEVGEQSKDQVKVLDDDKKEEEGSSEKTDSKDETGDAEVKTDEASEVLDKDANIETTSVETENKEGEKPEQKEGENPSDILARKLDIMSPDGEAKDEKNEETKPEDELKDFIEEEGDVDNKYRLRKLLQQCSIDEIRTVAIPCAMQSFSFGDFFLYKSGQMSKQQCNYSALYQQLEQLHSAVEKESIRYSTLLRRANKVGGDRRMDKVILMPVYNKQAAESLNINSSSIDAHICGIHQRTTSQMIAANSFRMACKMEPPLHRLTLPDLTDKAFQARKKNRLNPPKVPYQKATYHESSANYVRKDSRYTPGWKRGSSGYQVRKPNYLQPGSQTTLQEQARLQLASRHQSQLNATQSTTEGTENNTSVTMAQSNEAGSAAATSELATAMDTNTTTTDQEGTTMVMDDGSGGLVSAEEGKQLVSIGDGQYVELPEGYTLIQTDDGYIIGQPGATFVQGEDGNVYMTSTEENTEATDQVLTTTAQMSDQPAEASVVPPLSET; this comes from the exons aTGGAGCCTGCTGGCATGGAAACCGATGTATTGGATCTTCCTGCAACCACTGAGTCTGATGTTCCATTGTCTGTGGATGAGAGGGTTGATGCTAAGCCTGTAAAAGTTGATGCTGTTGCACAAGAGGGAAGTGAAGGAGCTGAACAAAGTGGAGAAGTTAAGGAATCTGATTCCGCTGCTGCAGTCGAAG ATGAACCAATGGAGCAAGAGATAGAAGGTAACACAGCTGATGTAGCAGAAGATACAGAAGTTGAAAGTGGTTTGGGAGCATTGGTTAATAATGGTGGTGCAATTGTAGATGGTGAAGCTGAGGCAATACCTGCTGATCAAAGCACTGAAGCTGCTGTAGCTCCGATTGAAAGCACAGAAACACCTTCTGGGGAGCAATCTGAGACCACTGAAGCTGCCCAAACTGACTCTGGCATTGCAGAAGCAAGCTTGGAATCTAGTACTCAAGTTGAAGGACATGAGAACCTTCTTCAAGCTGCAATAAATGCAGCAGAGAACAGCACAGACTTGTTGGAACCAACAGCTACTGTTCTACCAACCACTGAATTTAATGAAGaatttcataaaactgatAGTAGTGTTAAACCCAAACCACAA CCTGGTTCATTCAGCCTTGGGGTTCCTGGTCTTACATTTTCTGCTCAAAACTTGAAAGTGGCAAGTGATGGAACTAAGATGGTTCAAATCCACCAATCACAAATCACTCCTTCCCAACTTAAAGCTCTACAAGCCAATCCGAATATAAAG GTTGTCTTTCGTCATATACCATCTGGTAAGAGCTTTACCACTCCCCCTAAGAACTTGTTCCAATCCAAAGCCACCAAGAGGAAAGTAAGTGAAGATGGAACAATGGACGACTCAATTTATAACTTTGATGATGATTTTGAAGATGACATGATAATGGCTCCGCAACCACGGACCAAGTTTTCAAGGATGACAAACGGAAACGCAAA GTATGCAAGGTATAATCCTAATGTTGGGTTAAAGAAGCGAGGTCCAGGTCGGCCAAGGTCTATCCCTGAGGGTATGGGTATGATGGGACTTCATGGAGGGAAGAAACCTGCCTTACCTGCACAGATAATGCTTACAGATGCACTTGCAAAACTCAACAATCCAAACGCAACACAAACG ATTAAAGTCCACATGAGCCAAGTTACGCATGATATTCTAATCAACATGGAGCTTAACCCTGCGTATAACATCGTGCTCACTTCTAAACATGAGGCAACTGAAAGTGAAGACCCGTTACAAGATCTTGTTAAAGAGTGGGAAGAAAAAGAGCAAGAGGAAAAAGAGGAGGAG ACCCCAACAACTATCGACCCCAGCAGTGCTACCACAGGAATTGAAGAAGCATCTGAATCCATGGAAGTAAAAGAAGAAGCTCCTATTGAAGAAGAGCCTTTTGTTTTGGATGAGGAAGAGATAGCCCGCATTCAGATGGAGGAAGAAAAGGAAGCAGATGAGAGGCTTGCTGCCGAGCAACAACGGCTTCGTGATATCAGGAAAGAGAAAGAGGAAGCCGATCTTCTTGCTGCTGCGCTTACAGAAAAACCTTCACGATCTGGGAGGATTAGGAAACCTTCAAG GTTTTCCTTGGATATTGCGAGGTTAACCAAGCGCACCAAGAGTGGGTACACCTCTGGTGATGATGACCCCCCAATAACTCCACCTCCTGCCTCAAAGATGTCACCCCCTCAAGTTAAATCACCCACACAAACCCCACAACCCATACAAGACCCGGGGAAATCTGTGAAAAGAAGTAGGGGCCGGCCAAAGAAAGAAAAACCCTTGGAGATTGTTAATTTGGAGGAAAATAAGGAAGAGACAAAGAATGAAGTGGAGGCGGCCATTTCTACCCCGGAGAAATCTGCGTCCTCTCCTCAAAGGATGGATGGGGTTCCTCGTGTGATGATGTCTCCCGCTGATAAGAGGATGGCAGATAGTGTCCTGGAGGACAAGGAGGAAGATCAGGCTAAAAGTGATGCACAGGATCTGGTGGAGGGTGCTAAAGATAAACTGGAAGAAAAAGGAGAGAAAACTGAAAAAGGGGAAGAACAGAGCAAGATAGATGAAGTGAAGAAAACTGAAGAAGTGGAAAAAGAGTGTACCAAAGATGAAGAAAGCAAACCTGAAGGTGAAGCTATGGAAGTAGGAGAGCAAAGCAAAGATCAGGTTAAAGTTTTGGATGatgataaaaaagaagaagaagggaGTTCAGAAAAAACAGATTCCAAGGATGAAACAGGAGATGCAGAGGTCAAAACTGATGAAGCTAGTGAAGTTTTGGATAAAGATGCAAACATTGAAACTACATCCGTTGAAACTGAAAACAAAGAAGGGGAAAAACCAGAGCAAAAAGAAGGGGAAAACCCATCAGATATTCTCGCTCGTAAGTTGGATATAATGTCTCCAGATGGTGAAGCAAAAGATGAGAAGAATGAAGAAACCAAGCCTGAAGATGAATTGAAAGACTTT ATTGAGGAAGAAGGTGATGTAGACAACAAATATCGACTTCGTAAGTTGTTACAACAATGTTCCATTGATGAAATACGAACAGTAGCTATACCTTGTGCCATGCAAAGTTTCAGCTTTGGTGATTTCTTCCTTTACAAG TCTGGACAAATGTCAAAGCAGCAATGTAACTACTCAGCATTATACCAACAACTTGAACAACTACATAGTGCAGTAGAGAAGGAATCAATCAGATACAGCACCTTGTTAAGGAGAGCTAATAAAGTGGGTGGGGATAGAAGGATGGACAAAGTTATACTAATGCCAGTTTATAACAAACAG GCAGCAGAGTCACTTAACATCAACAGTTCAAGCATCGATGCTCATATATGCGGCATCCACCAACGTACAACCTCACAGATGATCGCTGCTAATTCATTCAGGATGGCGTGTAAAATGGAACCACCATTACACAGACTCACACTGCCCGATCTCACAGATAAAG CGTTTCAGGCTCGTAAAAAGAATCGTTTGAACCCACCCAAAGTTCCATACCAGAAGGCTACTTATCATGAATCTAGTGCTAATTATGTGAGGAAAGACTCAAG GTATACTCCAGGTTGGAAGAGGGGAAGTAGTGGTTATCAAGTAAGGAAACCAAATTATCTCCAACCTGGATCACAAACTACATTACAAGAGCAAGCTAGGTTACAATTAGCAAGTCGCCATCAATCACAACTCAATGCAACTCAATCAACAACAGAAGGAACTGAAAACAACACCAGTGTTACAATGGCACAAAGTAATGAGGCTGGTAGTGCAG CAGCAACCAGTGAACTTGCGACAGCCATGGATACAAACACCACTACCACTGACCAGGAAGGCACCACTATGGTGATGGATGATGGGTCAGGGGGGTTGGTGTCCGCAGAGGAGGGTAAACAATTAGTGTCAATCGGTGACGGTCAATACGTGGAACTACCTGAAGGCTACACCCTCATACAGACCGACGATGGTTATATAATAGGACAACCAGGAGCAACTTTTGTGCAG GGTGAAGATGGCAATGTTTACATGACAAGCACAGAGGAAAACACTGAAGCAACAGACCAG GTGCTGACCACTACTGCTCAGATGAGCGACCAACCTGCTGAGGCTTCTGTGGTCCCACCTCTATCAGAGACTTGA
- the LOC100180874 gene encoding microtubule-associated protein futsch isoform X2: MEPAGMETDVLDLPATTESDVPLSVDERVDAKPVKVDAVAQEGSEGAEQSGEVKESDSAAAVEDEPMEQEIEGNTADVAEDTEVESGLGALVNNGGAIVDGEAEAIPADQSTEAAVAPIESTETPSGEQSETTEAAQTDSGIAEASLESSTQVEGHENLLQAAINAAENSTDLLEPTATVLPTTEFNEEFHKTDSSVKPKPQPGSFSLGVPGLTFSAQNLKVASDGTKMVQIHQSQITPSQLKALQANPNIKVVFRHIPSGKSFTTPPKNLFQSKATKRKVSEDGTMDDSIYNFDDDFEDDMIMAPQPRTKFSRMTNGNAKYARYNPNVGLKKRGPGRPRSIPEGMGMMGLHGGKKPALPAQIMLTDALAKLNNPNATQTIKVHMSQVTHDILINMELNPAYNIVLTSKHEATESEDPLQDLVKEWEEKEQEEKEEETPTTIDPSSATTGIEEASESMEVKEEAPIEEEPFVLDEEEIARIQMEEEKEADERLAAEQQRLRDIRKEKEEADLLAAALTEKPSRSGRIRKPSRFSLDIARLTKRTKSGYTSGDDDPPITPPPASKMSPPQVKSPTQTPQPIQDPGKSVKRSRGRPKKEKPLEIVNLEENKEETKNEVEAAISTPEKSASSPQRMDGVPRVMMSPADKRMADSVLEDKEEDQAKSDAQDLVEGAKDKLEEKGEKTEKGEEQSKIDEVKKTEEVEKECTKDEESKPEGEAMEVGEQSKDQVKVLDDDKKEEEGSSEKTDSKDETGDAEVKTDEASEVLDKDANIETTSVETENKEGEKPEQKEGENPSDILARKLDIMSPDGEAKDEKNEETKPEDELKDFIEEEGDVDNKYRLRKLLQQCSIDEIRTVAIPCAMQSFSFGDFFLYKSGQMSKQQCNYSALYQQLEQLHSAVEKESIRYSTLLRRANKVGGDRRMDKVILMPVYNKQAAESLNINSSSIDAHICGIHQRTTSQMIAANSFRMACKMEPPLHRLTLPDLTDKAFQARKKNRLNPPKVPYQKATYHESSANYVRKDSRYTPGWKRGSSGYQVRKPNYLQPGSQTTLQEQARLQLASRHQSQLNATQSTTEGTENNTSVTMAQSNEAGSAATSELATAMDTNTTTTDQEGTTMVMDDGSGGLVSAEEGKQLVSIGDGQYVELPEGYTLIQTDDGYIIGQPGATFVQGEDGNVYMTSTEENTEATDQVLTTTAQMSDQPAEASVVPPLSET, from the exons aTGGAGCCTGCTGGCATGGAAACCGATGTATTGGATCTTCCTGCAACCACTGAGTCTGATGTTCCATTGTCTGTGGATGAGAGGGTTGATGCTAAGCCTGTAAAAGTTGATGCTGTTGCACAAGAGGGAAGTGAAGGAGCTGAACAAAGTGGAGAAGTTAAGGAATCTGATTCCGCTGCTGCAGTCGAAG ATGAACCAATGGAGCAAGAGATAGAAGGTAACACAGCTGATGTAGCAGAAGATACAGAAGTTGAAAGTGGTTTGGGAGCATTGGTTAATAATGGTGGTGCAATTGTAGATGGTGAAGCTGAGGCAATACCTGCTGATCAAAGCACTGAAGCTGCTGTAGCTCCGATTGAAAGCACAGAAACACCTTCTGGGGAGCAATCTGAGACCACTGAAGCTGCCCAAACTGACTCTGGCATTGCAGAAGCAAGCTTGGAATCTAGTACTCAAGTTGAAGGACATGAGAACCTTCTTCAAGCTGCAATAAATGCAGCAGAGAACAGCACAGACTTGTTGGAACCAACAGCTACTGTTCTACCAACCACTGAATTTAATGAAGaatttcataaaactgatAGTAGTGTTAAACCCAAACCACAA CCTGGTTCATTCAGCCTTGGGGTTCCTGGTCTTACATTTTCTGCTCAAAACTTGAAAGTGGCAAGTGATGGAACTAAGATGGTTCAAATCCACCAATCACAAATCACTCCTTCCCAACTTAAAGCTCTACAAGCCAATCCGAATATAAAG GTTGTCTTTCGTCATATACCATCTGGTAAGAGCTTTACCACTCCCCCTAAGAACTTGTTCCAATCCAAAGCCACCAAGAGGAAAGTAAGTGAAGATGGAACAATGGACGACTCAATTTATAACTTTGATGATGATTTTGAAGATGACATGATAATGGCTCCGCAACCACGGACCAAGTTTTCAAGGATGACAAACGGAAACGCAAA GTATGCAAGGTATAATCCTAATGTTGGGTTAAAGAAGCGAGGTCCAGGTCGGCCAAGGTCTATCCCTGAGGGTATGGGTATGATGGGACTTCATGGAGGGAAGAAACCTGCCTTACCTGCACAGATAATGCTTACAGATGCACTTGCAAAACTCAACAATCCAAACGCAACACAAACG ATTAAAGTCCACATGAGCCAAGTTACGCATGATATTCTAATCAACATGGAGCTTAACCCTGCGTATAACATCGTGCTCACTTCTAAACATGAGGCAACTGAAAGTGAAGACCCGTTACAAGATCTTGTTAAAGAGTGGGAAGAAAAAGAGCAAGAGGAAAAAGAGGAGGAG ACCCCAACAACTATCGACCCCAGCAGTGCTACCACAGGAATTGAAGAAGCATCTGAATCCATGGAAGTAAAAGAAGAAGCTCCTATTGAAGAAGAGCCTTTTGTTTTGGATGAGGAAGAGATAGCCCGCATTCAGATGGAGGAAGAAAAGGAAGCAGATGAGAGGCTTGCTGCCGAGCAACAACGGCTTCGTGATATCAGGAAAGAGAAAGAGGAAGCCGATCTTCTTGCTGCTGCGCTTACAGAAAAACCTTCACGATCTGGGAGGATTAGGAAACCTTCAAG GTTTTCCTTGGATATTGCGAGGTTAACCAAGCGCACCAAGAGTGGGTACACCTCTGGTGATGATGACCCCCCAATAACTCCACCTCCTGCCTCAAAGATGTCACCCCCTCAAGTTAAATCACCCACACAAACCCCACAACCCATACAAGACCCGGGGAAATCTGTGAAAAGAAGTAGGGGCCGGCCAAAGAAAGAAAAACCCTTGGAGATTGTTAATTTGGAGGAAAATAAGGAAGAGACAAAGAATGAAGTGGAGGCGGCCATTTCTACCCCGGAGAAATCTGCGTCCTCTCCTCAAAGGATGGATGGGGTTCCTCGTGTGATGATGTCTCCCGCTGATAAGAGGATGGCAGATAGTGTCCTGGAGGACAAGGAGGAAGATCAGGCTAAAAGTGATGCACAGGATCTGGTGGAGGGTGCTAAAGATAAACTGGAAGAAAAAGGAGAGAAAACTGAAAAAGGGGAAGAACAGAGCAAGATAGATGAAGTGAAGAAAACTGAAGAAGTGGAAAAAGAGTGTACCAAAGATGAAGAAAGCAAACCTGAAGGTGAAGCTATGGAAGTAGGAGAGCAAAGCAAAGATCAGGTTAAAGTTTTGGATGatgataaaaaagaagaagaagggaGTTCAGAAAAAACAGATTCCAAGGATGAAACAGGAGATGCAGAGGTCAAAACTGATGAAGCTAGTGAAGTTTTGGATAAAGATGCAAACATTGAAACTACATCCGTTGAAACTGAAAACAAAGAAGGGGAAAAACCAGAGCAAAAAGAAGGGGAAAACCCATCAGATATTCTCGCTCGTAAGTTGGATATAATGTCTCCAGATGGTGAAGCAAAAGATGAGAAGAATGAAGAAACCAAGCCTGAAGATGAATTGAAAGACTTT ATTGAGGAAGAAGGTGATGTAGACAACAAATATCGACTTCGTAAGTTGTTACAACAATGTTCCATTGATGAAATACGAACAGTAGCTATACCTTGTGCCATGCAAAGTTTCAGCTTTGGTGATTTCTTCCTTTACAAG TCTGGACAAATGTCAAAGCAGCAATGTAACTACTCAGCATTATACCAACAACTTGAACAACTACATAGTGCAGTAGAGAAGGAATCAATCAGATACAGCACCTTGTTAAGGAGAGCTAATAAAGTGGGTGGGGATAGAAGGATGGACAAAGTTATACTAATGCCAGTTTATAACAAACAG GCAGCAGAGTCACTTAACATCAACAGTTCAAGCATCGATGCTCATATATGCGGCATCCACCAACGTACAACCTCACAGATGATCGCTGCTAATTCATTCAGGATGGCGTGTAAAATGGAACCACCATTACACAGACTCACACTGCCCGATCTCACAGATAAAG CGTTTCAGGCTCGTAAAAAGAATCGTTTGAACCCACCCAAAGTTCCATACCAGAAGGCTACTTATCATGAATCTAGTGCTAATTATGTGAGGAAAGACTCAAG GTATACTCCAGGTTGGAAGAGGGGAAGTAGTGGTTATCAAGTAAGGAAACCAAATTATCTCCAACCTGGATCACAAACTACATTACAAGAGCAAGCTAGGTTACAATTAGCAAGTCGCCATCAATCACAACTCAATGCAACTCAATCAACAACAGAAGGAACTGAAAACAACACCAGTGTTACAATGGCACAAAGTAATGAGGCTGGTAGTGCAG CAACCAGTGAACTTGCGACAGCCATGGATACAAACACCACTACCACTGACCAGGAAGGCACCACTATGGTGATGGATGATGGGTCAGGGGGGTTGGTGTCCGCAGAGGAGGGTAAACAATTAGTGTCAATCGGTGACGGTCAATACGTGGAACTACCTGAAGGCTACACCCTCATACAGACCGACGATGGTTATATAATAGGACAACCAGGAGCAACTTTTGTGCAG GGTGAAGATGGCAATGTTTACATGACAAGCACAGAGGAAAACACTGAAGCAACAGACCAG GTGCTGACCACTACTGCTCAGATGAGCGACCAACCTGCTGAGGCTTCTGTGGTCCCACCTCTATCAGAGACTTGA
- the LOC100180874 gene encoding microtubule-associated protein futsch isoform X3, protein MEPAGMETDVLDLPATTESDVPLSVDERVDAKPVKVDAVAQEGSEGAEQSGEVKESDSAAAVEDEPMEQEIEDGEAEAIPADQSTEAAVAPIESTETPSGEQSETTEAAQTDSGIAEASLESSTQVEGHENLLQAAINAAENSTDLLEPTATVLPTTEFNEEFHKTDSSVKPKPQPGSFSLGVPGLTFSAQNLKVASDGTKMVQIHQSQITPSQLKALQANPNIKVVFRHIPSGKSFTTPPKNLFQSKATKRKVSEDGTMDDSIYNFDDDFEDDMIMAPQPRTKFSRMTNGNAKYARYNPNVGLKKRGPGRPRSIPEGMGMMGLHGGKKPALPAQIMLTDALAKLNNPNATQTIKVHMSQVTHDILINMELNPAYNIVLTSKHEATESEDPLQDLVKEWEEKEQEEKEEETPTTIDPSSATTGIEEASESMEVKEEAPIEEEPFVLDEEEIARIQMEEEKEADERLAAEQQRLRDIRKEKEEADLLAAALTEKPSRSGRIRKPSRFSLDIARLTKRTKSGYTSGDDDPPITPPPASKMSPPQVKSPTQTPQPIQDPGKSVKRSRGRPKKEKPLEIVNLEENKEETKNEVEAAISTPEKSASSPQRMDGVPRVMMSPADKRMADSVLEDKEEDQAKSDAQDLVEGAKDKLEEKGEKTEKGEEQSKIDEVKKTEEVEKECTKDEESKPEGEAMEVGEQSKDQVKVLDDDKKEEEGSSEKTDSKDETGDAEVKTDEASEVLDKDANIETTSVETENKEGEKPEQKEGENPSDILARKLDIMSPDGEAKDEKNEETKPEDELKDFIEEEGDVDNKYRLRKLLQQCSIDEIRTVAIPCAMQSFSFGDFFLYKSGQMSKQQCNYSALYQQLEQLHSAVEKESIRYSTLLRRANKVGGDRRMDKVILMPVYNKQAAESLNINSSSIDAHICGIHQRTTSQMIAANSFRMACKMEPPLHRLTLPDLTDKAFQARKKNRLNPPKVPYQKATYHESSANYVRKDSRYTPGWKRGSSGYQVRKPNYLQPGSQTTLQEQARLQLASRHQSQLNATQSTTEGTENNTSVTMAQSNEAGSAAATSELATAMDTNTTTTDQEGTTMVMDDGSGGLVSAEEGKQLVSIGDGQYVELPEGYTLIQTDDGYIIGQPGATFVQGEDGNVYMTSTEENTEATDQVLTTTAQMSDQPAEASVVPPLSET, encoded by the exons aTGGAGCCTGCTGGCATGGAAACCGATGTATTGGATCTTCCTGCAACCACTGAGTCTGATGTTCCATTGTCTGTGGATGAGAGGGTTGATGCTAAGCCTGTAAAAGTTGATGCTGTTGCACAAGAGGGAAGTGAAGGAGCTGAACAAAGTGGAGAAGTTAAGGAATCTGATTCCGCTGCTGCAGTCGAAG ATGAACCAATGGAGCAAGAGATAGAAG ATGGTGAAGCTGAGGCAATACCTGCTGATCAAAGCACTGAAGCTGCTGTAGCTCCGATTGAAAGCACAGAAACACCTTCTGGGGAGCAATCTGAGACCACTGAAGCTGCCCAAACTGACTCTGGCATTGCAGAAGCAAGCTTGGAATCTAGTACTCAAGTTGAAGGACATGAGAACCTTCTTCAAGCTGCAATAAATGCAGCAGAGAACAGCACAGACTTGTTGGAACCAACAGCTACTGTTCTACCAACCACTGAATTTAATGAAGaatttcataaaactgatAGTAGTGTTAAACCCAAACCACAA CCTGGTTCATTCAGCCTTGGGGTTCCTGGTCTTACATTTTCTGCTCAAAACTTGAAAGTGGCAAGTGATGGAACTAAGATGGTTCAAATCCACCAATCACAAATCACTCCTTCCCAACTTAAAGCTCTACAAGCCAATCCGAATATAAAG GTTGTCTTTCGTCATATACCATCTGGTAAGAGCTTTACCACTCCCCCTAAGAACTTGTTCCAATCCAAAGCCACCAAGAGGAAAGTAAGTGAAGATGGAACAATGGACGACTCAATTTATAACTTTGATGATGATTTTGAAGATGACATGATAATGGCTCCGCAACCACGGACCAAGTTTTCAAGGATGACAAACGGAAACGCAAA GTATGCAAGGTATAATCCTAATGTTGGGTTAAAGAAGCGAGGTCCAGGTCGGCCAAGGTCTATCCCTGAGGGTATGGGTATGATGGGACTTCATGGAGGGAAGAAACCTGCCTTACCTGCACAGATAATGCTTACAGATGCACTTGCAAAACTCAACAATCCAAACGCAACACAAACG ATTAAAGTCCACATGAGCCAAGTTACGCATGATATTCTAATCAACATGGAGCTTAACCCTGCGTATAACATCGTGCTCACTTCTAAACATGAGGCAACTGAAAGTGAAGACCCGTTACAAGATCTTGTTAAAGAGTGGGAAGAAAAAGAGCAAGAGGAAAAAGAGGAGGAG ACCCCAACAACTATCGACCCCAGCAGTGCTACCACAGGAATTGAAGAAGCATCTGAATCCATGGAAGTAAAAGAAGAAGCTCCTATTGAAGAAGAGCCTTTTGTTTTGGATGAGGAAGAGATAGCCCGCATTCAGATGGAGGAAGAAAAGGAAGCAGATGAGAGGCTTGCTGCCGAGCAACAACGGCTTCGTGATATCAGGAAAGAGAAAGAGGAAGCCGATCTTCTTGCTGCTGCGCTTACAGAAAAACCTTCACGATCTGGGAGGATTAGGAAACCTTCAAG GTTTTCCTTGGATATTGCGAGGTTAACCAAGCGCACCAAGAGTGGGTACACCTCTGGTGATGATGACCCCCCAATAACTCCACCTCCTGCCTCAAAGATGTCACCCCCTCAAGTTAAATCACCCACACAAACCCCACAACCCATACAAGACCCGGGGAAATCTGTGAAAAGAAGTAGGGGCCGGCCAAAGAAAGAAAAACCCTTGGAGATTGTTAATTTGGAGGAAAATAAGGAAGAGACAAAGAATGAAGTGGAGGCGGCCATTTCTACCCCGGAGAAATCTGCGTCCTCTCCTCAAAGGATGGATGGGGTTCCTCGTGTGATGATGTCTCCCGCTGATAAGAGGATGGCAGATAGTGTCCTGGAGGACAAGGAGGAAGATCAGGCTAAAAGTGATGCACAGGATCTGGTGGAGGGTGCTAAAGATAAACTGGAAGAAAAAGGAGAGAAAACTGAAAAAGGGGAAGAACAGAGCAAGATAGATGAAGTGAAGAAAACTGAAGAAGTGGAAAAAGAGTGTACCAAAGATGAAGAAAGCAAACCTGAAGGTGAAGCTATGGAAGTAGGAGAGCAAAGCAAAGATCAGGTTAAAGTTTTGGATGatgataaaaaagaagaagaagggaGTTCAGAAAAAACAGATTCCAAGGATGAAACAGGAGATGCAGAGGTCAAAACTGATGAAGCTAGTGAAGTTTTGGATAAAGATGCAAACATTGAAACTACATCCGTTGAAACTGAAAACAAAGAAGGGGAAAAACCAGAGCAAAAAGAAGGGGAAAACCCATCAGATATTCTCGCTCGTAAGTTGGATATAATGTCTCCAGATGGTGAAGCAAAAGATGAGAAGAATGAAGAAACCAAGCCTGAAGATGAATTGAAAGACTTT ATTGAGGAAGAAGGTGATGTAGACAACAAATATCGACTTCGTAAGTTGTTACAACAATGTTCCATTGATGAAATACGAACAGTAGCTATACCTTGTGCCATGCAAAGTTTCAGCTTTGGTGATTTCTTCCTTTACAAG TCTGGACAAATGTCAAAGCAGCAATGTAACTACTCAGCATTATACCAACAACTTGAACAACTACATAGTGCAGTAGAGAAGGAATCAATCAGATACAGCACCTTGTTAAGGAGAGCTAATAAAGTGGGTGGGGATAGAAGGATGGACAAAGTTATACTAATGCCAGTTTATAACAAACAG GCAGCAGAGTCACTTAACATCAACAGTTCAAGCATCGATGCTCATATATGCGGCATCCACCAACGTACAACCTCACAGATGATCGCTGCTAATTCATTCAGGATGGCGTGTAAAATGGAACCACCATTACACAGACTCACACTGCCCGATCTCACAGATAAAG CGTTTCAGGCTCGTAAAAAGAATCGTTTGAACCCACCCAAAGTTCCATACCAGAAGGCTACTTATCATGAATCTAGTGCTAATTATGTGAGGAAAGACTCAAG GTATACTCCAGGTTGGAAGAGGGGAAGTAGTGGTTATCAAGTAAGGAAACCAAATTATCTCCAACCTGGATCACAAACTACATTACAAGAGCAAGCTAGGTTACAATTAGCAAGTCGCCATCAATCACAACTCAATGCAACTCAATCAACAACAGAAGGAACTGAAAACAACACCAGTGTTACAATGGCACAAAGTAATGAGGCTGGTAGTGCAG CAGCAACCAGTGAACTTGCGACAGCCATGGATACAAACACCACTACCACTGACCAGGAAGGCACCACTATGGTGATGGATGATGGGTCAGGGGGGTTGGTGTCCGCAGAGGAGGGTAAACAATTAGTGTCAATCGGTGACGGTCAATACGTGGAACTACCTGAAGGCTACACCCTCATACAGACCGACGATGGTTATATAATAGGACAACCAGGAGCAACTTTTGTGCAG GGTGAAGATGGCAATGTTTACATGACAAGCACAGAGGAAAACACTGAAGCAACAGACCAG GTGCTGACCACTACTGCTCAGATGAGCGACCAACCTGCTGAGGCTTCTGTGGTCCCACCTCTATCAGAGACTTGA